One genomic region from Nitrospinota bacterium encodes:
- the rplK gene encoding 50S ribosomal protein L11 produces MAPKKTKAFIKLQVPAGAANPAPPVGPALGQHGVNIMDFCKQFNAATQGKEGMIIPVVISVYEDRTFSFIMKSPPAAVLLKRAAGIVKGSPEPHKIKVGKVNRTQIREIAQMKMQDMNSASVESAARCIEGTAKNMGLVVED; encoded by the coding sequence ATGGCTCCCAAGAAAACGAAGGCCTTTATTAAGTTGCAGGTTCCCGCCGGCGCGGCGAATCCGGCCCCTCCCGTGGGTCCGGCGCTCGGCCAGCACGGCGTGAACATCATGGATTTCTGCAAGCAGTTTAACGCCGCCACGCAGGGCAAGGAAGGGATGATTATCCCGGTGGTGATCTCGGTGTATGAGGACCGGACGTTCTCGTTCATCATGAAGTCGCCGCCCGCCGCGGTGCTGCTCAAACGCGCCGCGGGGATCGTAAAAGGATCTCCCGAGCCGCACAAGATTAAAGTAGGCAAAGTGAACCGGACCCAGATACGGGAAATCGCCCAGATGAAGATGCAGGACATGAACAGCGCCTCGGTGGAATCCGCTGCCCGCTGCATCGAGGGAACGGCGAAAAACATGGGCTTGGTGGTGGAGGATTGA